One Cohnella candidum genomic region harbors:
- a CDS encoding phosphoglycerate kinase, whose product MNKKSVRDVQVTGKKVFVRVDFNVPLENGAITDDTRIRETLPTIRYLIENGAKIILASHMGRPKGEVVEELRLTPVAARLSELLGKPVQKADESVGAAVKAKADALANGDVLLLENVRFHAGEEKNDPELAKGFAELADLFVNDAFGAAHRAHASTEGIAHHLPAVSGLLMEKELDVLGKALNNPERPFTAIVGGSKVKDKIDVINKMIEIADNIIIGGGISYTFFKSEGHEIGLSLCDDSKLETVKEFVEKAKKMGKNLYLPVDIVVSESFKEAVNMEIVGTDGIPANKEGVDIGPKTREIYADVIKNSKLVVWNGPMGVFEVDAFAGGTKAVAQACAETSAYTVIGGGDSAAAAEKFKLADKMDHISTGGGASLEFMEGKALPGVVALNDK is encoded by the coding sequence ATGAACAAGAAAAGCGTACGAGACGTCCAGGTGACGGGCAAAAAGGTGTTCGTCCGCGTCGACTTCAACGTGCCGCTCGAGAACGGCGCGATCACGGACGATACGCGCATCCGCGAAACGCTGCCGACGATCCGCTACCTGATCGAAAATGGCGCCAAAATCATCCTCGCGAGCCACATGGGCCGTCCGAAAGGCGAAGTCGTCGAAGAGCTCCGCCTGACGCCGGTCGCTGCCCGCCTGTCCGAGCTGCTCGGCAAGCCGGTTCAAAAAGCCGACGAGTCCGTAGGCGCTGCGGTAAAAGCGAAAGCCGATGCTTTGGCGAACGGCGACGTATTGCTGCTTGAGAACGTCCGTTTCCACGCGGGCGAAGAAAAGAACGATCCGGAGCTGGCGAAAGGTTTTGCAGAGCTTGCGGACCTGTTCGTGAACGACGCGTTCGGCGCCGCTCACCGTGCGCACGCTTCGACGGAAGGCATTGCCCACCATCTGCCAGCCGTTTCCGGTCTTCTCATGGAGAAAGAGCTGGACGTACTCGGCAAAGCGCTGAACAATCCGGAGCGTCCTTTTACGGCGATCGTCGGCGGCTCCAAGGTGAAGGACAAGATCGACGTCATCAACAAAATGATCGAGATCGCGGACAACATCATCATCGGCGGCGGCATTTCCTATACGTTCTTCAAATCCGAAGGTCATGAAATCGGCCTCTCCCTGTGCGACGACTCCAAGCTGGAAACGGTGAAAGAGTTCGTCGAGAAGGCGAAGAAGATGGGCAAAAACCTGTACCTGCCGGTGGACATTGTCGTTTCCGAAAGCTTCAAGGAAGCGGTCAACATGGAAATCGTCGGCACCGACGGCATCCCCGCGAACAAAGAAGGCGTCGATATCGGGCCGAAAACCCGCGAAATCTACGCCGACGTCATCAAGAACTCCAAGCTGGTCGTTTGGAACGGACCGATGGGCGTTTTCGAAGTCGATGCGTTTGCAGGCGGTACGAAAGCGGTAGCGCAAGCTTGCGCCGAAACTTCCGCATACACGGTTATCGGCGGCGGCGACTCCGCGGCTGCGGCCGAGAAGTTCAAGTTGGCTGACAAGATGGACCATATCTCCACCGGCGGCGGCGCGTCGCTCGAGTTCATGGAAGGCAAAGCCCTTCCTGGCGTCGTAGCGCTGAACGACAAGTAA
- a CDS encoding LysR family transcriptional regulator has translation MELRQLEYFVAVCDELHFTKAADKIGISQPNLSLQIKSLEEEVGMPLFDRIGKRIALTEAGTVLLKYARNVLQNLQNARHELYELRHQRGGSLGVAALPSELDYRLTPMFIEFSKQYPNIKLKIVAEVEVADLVLSNGIDIGISVTPLYDSRLVIRTLNREEYGLVVPKDHELAARASISLDELKELPIIMYPRGFWGREFIENHCRQRGFQLNAVVETSSNPSLFTFVRENIGVTIQSQSLVASYDQMQLRFIPIREDPPIREMSIIYRSDKYLSHAARAFIHFAEERLKTQ, from the coding sequence ATGGAGCTTCGGCAATTGGAGTATTTCGTGGCGGTGTGCGATGAACTGCATTTTACGAAGGCAGCGGACAAGATCGGGATCTCGCAGCCGAATCTGAGCCTGCAAATCAAATCGCTCGAAGAAGAAGTCGGAATGCCTCTATTCGACCGGATCGGCAAACGCATCGCGCTGACCGAAGCCGGCACCGTCCTGCTGAAGTACGCCCGGAACGTGCTTCAAAACCTCCAGAACGCCAGACATGAGTTGTACGAGCTTCGCCATCAACGGGGAGGGAGCCTTGGCGTCGCGGCGCTGCCTTCCGAACTGGATTACCGGCTGACCCCCATGTTCATTGAATTCAGCAAGCAATACCCGAACATTAAGCTGAAAATCGTCGCGGAGGTCGAAGTGGCCGACCTCGTGCTGAGCAACGGCATCGATATCGGGATCTCCGTGACGCCTTTGTACGACAGCCGGCTGGTCATCCGTACGCTCAACCGGGAGGAGTACGGCCTGGTCGTCCCGAAGGATCATGAGCTGGCCGCACGTGCATCCATTTCCTTGGACGAGCTCAAAGAATTGCCCATCATCATGTATCCGAGAGGTTTTTGGGGACGGGAGTTTATCGAGAACCATTGCCGGCAGCGCGGGTTCCAGCTGAACGCCGTGGTCGAAACGTCCTCCAACCCCTCGCTCTTCACATTCGTCAGGGAGAATATCGGGGTCACCATTCAATCGCAATCGCTCGTCGCCTCCTACGATCAGATGCAGCTGCGGTTTATCCCGATCCGTGAAGATCCGCCCATCCGGGAAATGAGCATTATCTACCGGTCGGATAAATATTTGAGTCACGCGGCCCGAGCCTTCATCCATTTCGCGGAGGAACGGTTGAAGACGCAATAA
- a CDS encoding sulfurtransferase: MRNVVTMKWLLARLYEPDMVIVDCRFQLGQPDAGRHAYEESYIPGAVHFDLERDLSSPVGEHGGRHPLPDINELVQKLGKAGIDRNVRVIAYDDQGGMMASRFWWLLRYLGHEQVYVLDQGFSAWKSAGYPVTNAAPPVRFPKTFEAQLHPEMLASVEDVRRASQEGTDVLIDSREAPRYRGEMEPIDKKAGHIPTAKNRFWKDVLGADGAWKSAEEQRERFGDLKEEESIIVYCGSGVSACPNVLALEEAGFQNVRLYVGSWSDWISYIHNPITNGDEDYRAK, encoded by the coding sequence ATGCGTAACGTTGTGACGATGAAATGGCTTCTTGCGAGATTGTACGAACCCGATATGGTGATCGTAGACTGTCGGTTCCAGCTTGGCCAGCCCGATGCCGGCCGTCACGCTTATGAGGAAAGCTACATACCTGGAGCGGTGCATTTCGATCTGGAGCGGGACTTGTCTTCGCCGGTAGGCGAACATGGCGGTCGCCACCCGTTGCCGGATATCAATGAACTAGTGCAGAAACTGGGCAAGGCGGGCATCGATCGGAACGTGCGCGTCATAGCGTATGACGATCAAGGCGGCATGATGGCCTCTCGTTTCTGGTGGCTGCTCCGTTATCTTGGTCACGAGCAAGTATATGTACTCGATCAAGGGTTCAGCGCGTGGAAGAGTGCGGGCTATCCGGTGACAAATGCCGCTCCGCCGGTGCGGTTCCCGAAAACGTTCGAGGCACAGTTGCATCCAGAGATGCTGGCCAGCGTAGAGGACGTTCGGCGCGCATCGCAGGAAGGAACCGACGTGCTGATCGATTCCCGTGAAGCACCACGCTACCGCGGCGAGATGGAGCCGATCGACAAGAAAGCGGGCCATATCCCGACGGCGAAGAACCGTTTTTGGAAGGATGTTTTGGGCGCAGATGGCGCGTGGAAAAGCGCGGAGGAGCAGCGCGAGCGATTCGGGGATCTGAAGGAAGAGGAAAGCATCATCGTCTATTGTGGATCAGGTGTTTCGGCTTGCCCGAACGTGCTAGCTCTGGAGGAAGCGGGATTCCAGAATGTGCGGTTGTACGTGGGTAGTTGGAGCGATTGGATTTCGTATATACATAATCCGATTACTAACGGTGATGAAGATTATAGAGCGAAATGA
- the gap gene encoding type I glyceraldehyde-3-phosphate dehydrogenase, producing MVKVGINGFGRIGRNVFRASLNNPNVEIVAINDLTDVNTLAHLLKYDTTHGRLDGTVEVGEGALIVNGKTIKVFAERDPGNLPWASVGAEIVVESTGIFTAKEKASLHLKGGAKKVIISAPATDEDITVVLGVNEDKYDPAQHTIISNASCTTNCLAPFAKVLNDKFGIVKGMMTTIHSYTNDQQVLDLPHKDLRRARAAAENIIPSTTGAAKAVSLVLPELKGKLNGMSFRVPTPNVSVTDLVAELKVSVTVDEVNAALKDAANGALKGILNYSDEPLVSSDYNGDPASSTIDALSTMVIEGNMVKVVSWYDNEWGYSNRVVDLAAFIASKGL from the coding sequence ATGGTGAAAGTCGGTATTAACGGATTTGGTCGCATCGGCCGCAACGTGTTTCGCGCATCCCTGAACAACCCGAACGTCGAAATCGTTGCGATCAACGATTTGACGGACGTAAACACGCTGGCTCATCTGCTCAAGTACGACACGACGCATGGTCGTCTGGACGGAACCGTTGAAGTAGGCGAAGGCGCCCTGATCGTCAACGGCAAAACGATCAAAGTGTTCGCAGAGCGCGACCCGGGCAACCTGCCTTGGGCATCCGTAGGTGCTGAAATCGTCGTCGAATCGACGGGTATCTTCACCGCTAAAGAAAAAGCTTCCCTTCACCTGAAAGGCGGCGCGAAGAAAGTCATCATCTCCGCACCGGCTACAGACGAAGACATCACCGTCGTTCTCGGCGTTAACGAAGACAAGTATGACCCGGCTCAACACACGATCATCTCCAACGCATCCTGCACGACGAACTGCTTGGCTCCGTTCGCGAAAGTCCTGAACGACAAGTTCGGCATCGTGAAAGGCATGATGACGACGATCCACTCCTACACGAACGACCAGCAAGTGCTCGACCTGCCTCACAAAGACCTGCGCCGCGCTCGCGCTGCCGCAGAGAACATCATCCCTTCGACGACGGGCGCCGCGAAAGCCGTTTCCCTCGTTCTGCCTGAGCTGAAAGGCAAGCTGAACGGCATGTCCTTCCGCGTTCCCACTCCGAACGTTTCCGTTACGGACCTCGTTGCCGAGCTGAAAGTAAGCGTCACGGTCGACGAAGTGAACGCTGCTCTGAAAGACGCCGCTAACGGCGCGCTCAAAGGCATCCTGAACTACTCCGACGAGCCGCTCGTATCGAGCGACTACAACGGCGACCCGGCTTCCTCCACGATCGATGCGCTGTCCACGATGGTCATCGAAGGCAACATGGTGAAAGTCGTTTCCTGGTACGACAACGAGTGGGGCTACTCCAACCGCGTCGTCGACCTGGCTGCTTTCATCGCTTCCAAAGGCCTGTAA
- a CDS encoding SRPBCC family protein encodes MDAKSVGLTQSAGYQIGVRRTLPVSQQQAWDFLVSPEGLKLWLGDIEQVDLEPGAEYRCGDGTSGQMRVVKPLQQLRLTWQKPGWEKASTLQIRLLPIHEDRTTVAFHQEHLDGPQTRALMKVRMEVILGKMAEKL; translated from the coding sequence ATGGATGCCAAATCCGTGGGGCTGACGCAATCGGCAGGCTATCAAATTGGAGTCCGGAGAACGCTACCCGTGTCGCAACAGCAGGCATGGGATTTTTTAGTCTCGCCCGAAGGTCTGAAGTTGTGGCTGGGGGATATCGAGCAGGTCGATCTCGAGCCAGGGGCGGAGTATCGGTGCGGAGATGGCACGAGCGGACAGATGCGGGTGGTGAAGCCGCTCCAGCAACTGCGGCTCACCTGGCAGAAACCGGGCTGGGAGAAGGCATCCACGCTGCAGATCCGTTTGCTGCCGATTCATGAGGACAGAACGACTGTCGCATTCCATCAGGAGCATCTCGATGGCCCTCAGACACGAGCGCTGATGAAGGTTCGGATGGAAGTGATTTTGGGGAAGATGGCGGAGAAGTTATAA
- the gpmI gene encoding 2,3-bisphosphoglycerate-independent phosphoglycerate mutase, translated as MSAPKPVALIILDGFGLREETHGNAVAQAKKPNFDRYWSTFPHTQLTAQGEAVGLPEGQMGNSEVGHLNIGAGRIVYQDLTRITKSIRDQDFFENETLIGAVQHAKKNGKKLHFYGLLSDGGVHSHIAHLFALLELAKKEELSEVYIHAFLDGRDVAPDSAIGYLQQLQAKIQEIGVGKIATVQGRYYAMDRDKRWERTEKSYRAMVYGEGPTYTDPIQAVKESYEKSVMDEFVMPTVIVDANGKPVGLVESEDAVIFFNFRPDRAIQLSNVFTNEDFRGFDRGDKFPKNLYFVCFTLFSETVGGYVAYKPKNLDNTLGEVLVQNKKKQLRIAETEKYPHVTFFFSGGRDVQLEGETRILINSPKVATYDLQPEMSAYEVADAAVKEIEAERHDAIILNFANPDMVGHSGMLEPTIKAVEATDECLGKVVDAILAKGGVAVIIADHGNADMVIDDQGRPFTAHTTNPVPCIVTKQGVTLRDGGILADVAPTLLKLLELAQPKEMTGASLIQ; from the coding sequence ATGTCCGCTCCCAAACCGGTCGCGCTCATCATCCTCGACGGCTTCGGCCTCCGCGAGGAAACGCACGGCAACGCCGTGGCGCAAGCGAAGAAACCGAACTTCGACCGTTATTGGTCGACGTTCCCGCATACGCAATTGACCGCCCAAGGCGAAGCCGTCGGCTTGCCGGAAGGCCAGATGGGCAACTCCGAGGTCGGCCACCTGAACATCGGCGCCGGCCGGATCGTGTACCAGGACCTGACCCGGATCACCAAATCGATCCGCGATCAGGATTTCTTCGAGAACGAAACGCTGATCGGCGCCGTTCAACATGCGAAGAAGAACGGCAAGAAGCTCCACTTCTACGGCCTGCTGTCCGACGGCGGCGTGCACAGCCACATCGCGCATTTGTTCGCCTTGCTCGAGTTGGCCAAGAAAGAAGAGCTGAGCGAAGTGTACATCCATGCGTTCCTGGACGGCCGCGACGTCGCTCCGGACAGCGCGATCGGCTACCTGCAGCAGCTGCAAGCCAAAATCCAGGAAATCGGGGTCGGTAAAATCGCGACCGTCCAAGGCCGCTACTACGCCATGGACCGCGACAAGCGCTGGGAACGGACCGAGAAGTCCTACCGCGCGATGGTCTACGGTGAAGGCCCGACCTACACCGACCCGATCCAAGCCGTGAAGGAGTCCTACGAGAAGTCGGTTATGGACGAGTTCGTCATGCCGACGGTCATCGTGGATGCGAACGGCAAGCCGGTGGGCTTGGTGGAGTCCGAGGACGCGGTCATTTTCTTCAACTTCCGTCCGGACCGCGCGATTCAGCTGTCGAACGTGTTCACGAACGAAGATTTCCGCGGGTTCGACCGGGGCGATAAATTCCCGAAAAACTTGTACTTCGTTTGCTTCACGCTGTTCTCCGAGACGGTCGGCGGGTACGTGGCTTACAAGCCGAAGAACCTCGACAACACGCTCGGCGAAGTTCTTGTGCAAAACAAGAAGAAACAGCTGAGGATCGCCGAAACCGAGAAATATCCGCACGTCACATTCTTCTTCAGCGGCGGACGCGATGTCCAGCTGGAAGGCGAGACGCGCATCCTCATCAATTCGCCGAAGGTCGCCACGTACGACCTGCAGCCGGAGATGAGCGCGTACGAAGTGGCCGACGCCGCCGTGAAGGAAATCGAGGCGGAGCGTCACGACGCCATCATCCTCAACTTCGCGAACCCCGACATGGTCGGCCACTCCGGCATGCTGGAGCCTACGATCAAGGCGGTCGAAGCGACGGACGAGTGCCTCGGCAAAGTCGTCGACGCGATTCTCGCCAAAGGCGGCGTAGCCGTCATCATCGCCGACCACGGCAACGCCGACATGGTCATCGACGATCAAGGCCGTCCGTTCACGGCGCACACCACCAACCCGGTGCCGTGCATCGTGACGAAGCAAGGCGTCACCCTGCGCGACGGCGGCATCCTGGCCGATGTGGCCCCGACGCTGCTGAAGCTGCTGGAGCTTGCCCAGCCGAAAGAAATGACGGGCGCAAGTCTGATACAATAG
- a CDS encoding CynX/NimT family MFS transporter has protein sequence MRKNVLMVIALFLASLNLRPAINSIAPLLDSIRAELGMSAALASLLTSIPVLCMGIFSPIAVKAGGKWGIERVKGFSLLVIGVGTVIRLFANTASLLLISAFITGIGIAFIGPLLSGFIKRHFPGHVPAMIAVYTVALTMGAAFGSALSAPLQRSLRSWQQSLAFWAIIAFVAAIVWWLFVNRQIKGSAHTAAPAGTNARLPWGNGKAWILTVSFGLMAMLFYSFTAWLPQMIQGMGYAKTYAATCLTVFVVIQIPVSLALPILLKRFPSRRLWLIVSGSLELAGLLLLALHAEPWVASASIGIGAGGLFSINLLLPIDAANNAHEAAAWSAMVQSAGYVIGATGPILLGWIHDATGSFVYAMAGMGVIIVLMMAVQFAATAPKSRVQDDGARMIGAKAR, from the coding sequence ATGAGAAAAAACGTACTGATGGTTATCGCGTTATTTTTGGCCTCGCTGAATTTGCGTCCGGCGATCAACTCCATTGCCCCGCTGCTGGACAGCATCCGAGCCGAACTGGGTATGAGCGCCGCCCTGGCCAGTTTGCTCACTTCCATTCCGGTCTTGTGCATGGGGATATTTTCTCCGATCGCGGTGAAAGCCGGCGGAAAATGGGGGATTGAACGGGTCAAAGGGTTTTCGCTGTTGGTCATCGGGGTGGGTACCGTGATCCGTCTGTTCGCGAATACTGCATCCCTGCTGCTCATTTCGGCATTCATCACCGGGATCGGGATTGCGTTCATCGGGCCTCTGTTGTCCGGTTTTATCAAACGGCATTTTCCCGGTCACGTTCCGGCCATGATCGCCGTCTATACGGTTGCCCTCACGATGGGGGCCGCTTTCGGTTCCGCGCTGTCCGCGCCGTTGCAACGCAGTCTCCGCTCCTGGCAGCAGTCCCTGGCTTTCTGGGCGATTATCGCCTTCGTGGCCGCGATCGTCTGGTGGTTGTTCGTGAATCGGCAAATCAAAGGATCGGCCCATACGGCGGCCCCTGCGGGGACGAATGCCCGGCTGCCGTGGGGAAACGGAAAAGCGTGGATCTTGACGGTTTCCTTCGGCTTGATGGCGATGCTGTTCTACTCGTTTACGGCATGGCTTCCTCAAATGATTCAAGGAATGGGATACGCCAAAACTTACGCCGCGACTTGTTTGACCGTGTTCGTCGTGATTCAGATTCCTGTCAGTCTGGCGCTCCCGATTTTGTTGAAGAGATTCCCGTCCCGCCGCTTGTGGCTGATCGTCTCCGGTTCGCTCGAGTTGGCCGGACTGCTGTTGCTTGCCTTGCACGCGGAACCCTGGGTCGCTTCCGCAAGTATCGGGATCGGCGCCGGCGGATTGTTTTCCATCAACCTTCTGCTGCCTATCGATGCCGCGAATAATGCCCACGAAGCCGCCGCTTGGTCCGCGATGGTGCAGTCTGCCGGATACGTGATCGGTGCCACAGGTCCCATCCTGCTGGGATGGATTCATGATGCGACCGGCAGCTTCGTGTACGCCATGGCGGGAATGGGAGTGATCATCGTGCTGATGATGGCGGTTCAATTCGCGGCAACGGCCCCGAAATCGCGGGTGCAAGATGATGGGGCGCGTATGATAGGTGCAAAAGCGAGATAA
- a CDS encoding sugar-binding transcriptional regulator, whose protein sequence is MRHLLEIQKKLLPDLMQILQKRYEILHRISTSGTIGRRSLAAEVDLTERVLRSELEILRAQGLLETGTSGMTLSEAGRQLVDEMQPLVKEMFGLSDLEERVRAAFGLKRVVIVPGDSDQSEHVKLEIGRAGARVLRDSMSPGDVVAVMGGSTMFRMASQFTMPNQQRDNWFVPARGGLGESVDYQANTIASELAKRTGARYRMLHVPDHLSEEAYQTIMQEPGVREVVDMIRSARIVVHGIGDAMTMARRRKLEAGTMEEIRSDGALAEAFGYYFDRDGKVVHRMATAGLRLDDIEAAGVVIGIAGGKSKGEAIASVLRFGHDDVLVTDEAAALEALQHI, encoded by the coding sequence ATGCGCCATTTACTTGAGATCCAGAAGAAGCTCTTGCCGGATCTGATGCAGATCCTGCAGAAGCGGTACGAGATCCTGCACCGGATCTCGACGTCCGGTACGATCGGCAGGCGGTCGCTCGCGGCCGAGGTCGACCTGACGGAACGGGTGCTGCGTTCGGAGCTGGAGATCCTTCGGGCCCAAGGATTGCTCGAAACCGGCACGTCCGGCATGACGCTCAGCGAAGCGGGACGCCAGCTGGTGGATGAAATGCAGCCGCTCGTCAAAGAGATGTTCGGCTTGTCCGACCTCGAGGAGCGCGTGCGCGCGGCTTTCGGATTGAAGCGGGTCGTCATCGTACCCGGCGATTCGGACCAATCGGAGCACGTGAAGCTCGAAATCGGGCGCGCAGGCGCAAGGGTGCTTCGCGACAGCATGTCCCCCGGGGACGTCGTCGCGGTGATGGGCGGATCGACCATGTTTCGCATGGCCTCGCAGTTCACGATGCCCAACCAGCAGCGGGACAATTGGTTTGTACCTGCTAGGGGCGGCCTCGGCGAAAGCGTGGATTATCAGGCGAACACGATCGCTTCGGAGTTGGCGAAACGGACAGGCGCTCGATACCGGATGCTTCACGTGCCGGATCACCTGAGCGAAGAAGCCTACCAGACGATCATGCAGGAGCCCGGCGTCCGGGAAGTCGTCGACATGATCCGCAGCGCCCGCATCGTGGTGCACGGAATCGGCGACGCGATGACAATGGCACGCAGACGTAAGCTTGAAGCCGGTACGATGGAGGAAATCCGATCGGACGGCGCGCTGGCGGAAGCGTTCGGCTACTACTTCGACCGGGACGGCAAGGTGGTTCACCGTATGGCTACGGCCGGCTTGAGGCTGGATGACATCGAGGCGGCGGGAGTCGTCATCGGAATCGCCGGCGGCAAGAGCAAAGGAGAAGCGATCGCATCGGTGCTGCGCTTCGGACACGACGACGTGCTCGTCACCGACGAAGCGGCCGCATTGGAAGCCCTGCAACACATCTGA
- the eno gene encoding phosphopyruvate hydratase encodes MTIISDVYAREVLDSRGNPTVEVEVRLESGALGRAIVPSGASTGAYEAVELRDGDKSRYLGKGVQNAVDNVNEKIAPEVIGLDAIDQVAIDRAMIALDGTPNKGNLGANAILAVSMAVARAAADALGISLYHYLGGFNAKTLPVPMMNIVNGGAHADNNVDVQEFMVLPVGLPSFKEALRAGAEIFHSLKSVLKAKGLNTAVGDEGGFAPNLGSNEEALSTIIEAIEKAGYKPGVDVFLGMDVASTEFFKDGKYHLEGEGKSYTSAEFVDLLASWVDKYPIISIEDGCSEDDWEGWKLLTEKLGGKVQLVGDDLFVTNTERLADGISRGVGNSILVKVNQIGTLTETFDAIEMAKRAGYTAVISHRSGESEDSTIADIAVATNAGQIKTGAPSRTDRVAKYNQLLRIEDMLGTTAIYGGKTAFYNLRGLK; translated from the coding sequence ATGACCATCATTTCCGACGTTTATGCACGCGAAGTACTCGACTCCCGCGGCAATCCGACCGTGGAAGTCGAAGTCCGCCTGGAATCCGGAGCCCTCGGCCGCGCCATCGTGCCGTCCGGCGCTTCCACCGGCGCTTATGAAGCCGTAGAACTGCGCGACGGCGACAAATCCCGTTACCTCGGCAAAGGCGTTCAGAACGCCGTCGACAACGTGAACGAGAAAATCGCTCCCGAAGTCATCGGCCTCGACGCCATCGACCAAGTCGCCATCGACCGTGCGATGATCGCATTGGACGGCACGCCGAACAAAGGAAACCTGGGCGCGAACGCGATCCTGGCTGTTTCCATGGCTGTTGCCCGCGCAGCTGCCGATGCTCTGGGCATCTCCCTGTACCACTACCTGGGCGGCTTCAACGCCAAAACGCTGCCGGTTCCGATGATGAACATCGTCAACGGCGGCGCGCATGCCGACAACAACGTCGACGTGCAAGAATTCATGGTACTGCCGGTCGGCCTGCCTTCCTTCAAGGAAGCTCTCCGCGCTGGCGCTGAAATTTTCCACTCTCTGAAATCCGTTCTGAAAGCCAAAGGCCTGAACACGGCTGTAGGCGACGAAGGCGGTTTTGCACCGAACCTGGGCTCCAACGAAGAAGCGCTCTCGACGATCATCGAAGCCATCGAGAAAGCTGGCTACAAGCCGGGCGTCGACGTGTTCCTGGGCATGGACGTCGCTTCCACCGAGTTCTTCAAGGACGGCAAATACCACCTCGAAGGCGAAGGCAAATCCTACACGTCCGCTGAGTTCGTCGACCTGCTCGCGAGCTGGGTAGACAAATACCCGATTATCTCGATCGAAGACGGCTGCTCCGAAGACGACTGGGAAGGCTGGAAGCTGCTGACCGAGAAACTGGGCGGCAAAGTCCAACTCGTCGGCGACGACCTGTTCGTTACGAACACCGAGCGTCTGGCAGATGGTATCTCCCGCGGCGTGGGCAACTCGATCCTGGTTAAAGTGAACCAAATCGGCACGCTGACCGAAACGTTCGACGCGATCGAAATGGCGAAACGCGCCGGCTACACGGCCGTTATCTCCCACCGTTCCGGCGAATCCGAAGACAGCACGATCGCCGACATCGCCGTTGCGACCAACGCCGGCCAGATCAAAACCGGCGCTCCGTCCCGTACGGACCGCGTGGCCAAGTACAACCAACTGCTCCGCATCGAAGACATGCTGGGAACGACCGCGATCTACGGCGGCAAAACCGCATTCTACAACCTGCGCGGCCTGAAATAA
- the tpiA gene encoding triose-phosphate isomerase: MSRTPIIAGNWKMFKTAAEAKAFVTEVKGKAEVEGVQSVICAPFTALPALVEAVKGTSIKVGAQNLHFEDNGAFTGEISGIMLNDLGVDFVIIGHSERRAYFAETDEIVSKKVHAAFRHHLIPIVCVGEKLEEREAGQTKDVCRVQTEAAFNGLSASEAANVVVAYEPIWAIGTGKSSTAEDANEVIGYIRGVIRDLFDAETADQVRIQYGGSVKPNNIREYMQQSDIDGALVGGASLEPASYVALVEGAK, translated from the coding sequence ATGAGCAGAACCCCGATCATTGCAGGCAACTGGAAAATGTTCAAAACGGCTGCGGAAGCGAAGGCTTTCGTCACCGAAGTGAAGGGCAAGGCGGAAGTCGAAGGCGTTCAGAGCGTCATTTGCGCGCCGTTCACCGCTCTTCCGGCACTCGTTGAAGCCGTGAAAGGCACGTCGATCAAAGTCGGCGCGCAAAACCTCCATTTTGAGGACAATGGCGCATTCACGGGCGAGATCAGCGGCATCATGCTGAACGACCTCGGCGTGGACTTCGTCATCATCGGCCACTCCGAGCGCCGCGCTTACTTCGCGGAAACGGACGAGATCGTGAGCAAGAAAGTCCATGCGGCTTTCCGCCATCACCTGATCCCGATCGTCTGCGTCGGCGAGAAGCTCGAAGAGCGCGAAGCCGGCCAGACGAAGGACGTTTGCCGCGTGCAGACGGAAGCGGCATTCAACGGCCTGTCGGCCAGCGAAGCGGCTAACGTCGTCGTCGCCTACGAACCGATCTGGGCGATCGGCACGGGCAAATCTTCGACGGCGGAAGACGCCAACGAAGTCATCGGCTACATCCGCGGCGTGATCCGCGACCTGTTCGACGCCGAAACCGCTGACCAAGTCCGCATCCAATACGGCGGCAGCGTGAAGCCGAACAACATCCGCGAGTACATGCAGCAATCCGATATCGATGGCGCGCTCGTAGGCGGCGCAAGCTTGGAGCCCGCATCCTATGTGGCGCTGGTCGAGGGGGCGAAGTAA